A single region of the Solwaraspora sp. WMMD406 genome encodes:
- a CDS encoding IS630 family transposase: MPACHARQITVSAADRHRLETLARSHAAGYQQVIRARIVRDAARGHSNAAIARRHQVTVDTVRRWRGRYADEGMAGLTDRPRSGRPPRLTPVQIAEVKALACQLPAETGTPLSKWNCPDLAREVAARGIAETISPATIRRILAADTIKPWRHQSWIFIRDPDFATRATRVLNLYQRVFDGRPLGDDEYVISADEKTSIQARCRCHPTLPPGTGRAMRVNHEYDRGGALAYLAAYDVHRAHVIGLCHDTTGITPFTDLVDEVMTREPYASARRVFWIVDNGSSHRGQTAIDRLRRRYPNAVMIHTPVHASWLNQIEIYFSIVQRKVVTPNDFTSLDQVQYRLAAFEQRYNATARPFRWKFTPTDLTDLLARIERHERKDPHPEQHADCQHQPAAHAQAA, from the coding sequence GTGCCCGCCTGCCACGCCCGCCAGATCACCGTGTCCGCCGCCGACCGGCACCGGCTCGAAACCCTGGCCCGCTCACATGCCGCCGGCTACCAGCAGGTCATCCGCGCCCGGATCGTCCGCGACGCCGCCCGTGGCCACTCCAACGCGGCGATCGCCCGCCGGCATCAGGTCACCGTCGACACGGTACGACGCTGGCGCGGTCGGTACGCCGACGAGGGCATGGCCGGGCTGACAGACCGACCCCGCAGCGGACGACCGCCCCGTCTCACCCCGGTCCAGATCGCCGAGGTCAAAGCCCTGGCCTGTCAACTACCGGCCGAGACCGGCACACCGCTGTCGAAGTGGAACTGCCCCGACCTCGCCAGAGAGGTCGCCGCCCGGGGAATCGCCGAGACGATCTCACCGGCCACGATCCGCAGAATCCTGGCCGCCGACACGATCAAACCCTGGCGACACCAGTCGTGGATCTTCATCCGGGACCCGGACTTCGCCACCCGCGCCACCCGCGTCCTGAACCTCTACCAGCGCGTCTTCGACGGTCGGCCACTGGGCGACGACGAGTACGTCATCAGCGCCGACGAGAAGACCTCCATCCAGGCCCGCTGCCGCTGCCACCCCACACTGCCCCCCGGCACCGGCCGCGCCATGCGGGTCAACCACGAGTACGACCGCGGCGGCGCCCTCGCCTACCTCGCCGCCTACGACGTGCACCGCGCCCACGTCATCGGACTCTGCCACGACACCACCGGCATCACCCCGTTCACCGACCTCGTCGACGAGGTCATGACCCGGGAACCGTACGCCTCCGCCCGCCGCGTGTTCTGGATCGTCGACAACGGCTCCTCCCACCGGGGCCAGACCGCGATCGACCGCCTGCGCAGGCGCTACCCCAACGCCGTCATGATCCACACCCCGGTCCACGCCTCCTGGCTCAACCAAATCGAGATCTACTTCTCCATCGTGCAACGCAAAGTCGTCACCCCCAACGACTTCACCAGCCTCGACCAGGTGCAATACCGCCTCGCCGCCTTCGAACAGCGCTACAACGCGACCGCCCGGCCCTTCAGATGGAAGTTCACCCCGACCGACCTCACCGACCTACTGGCCCGGATCGAACGACACGAACGGAAAGACCCACACCCCGAGCAACACGCCGACTGCCAACACCAGCCCGCCGCACACGCCCAGGCCGCGTAA
- a CDS encoding DUF2637 domain-containing protein yields MTVVCVAGLAVVAGTISFAHMHELATEHDQHGWKAFAFPISVDGLEIVAALYMVVQRRAGRRTGWLPWIALVVGTAASLAANIAVGGESVIGKILAGWPALSMLIAVKLLFSMIDHGEKDQRTVPDDQRTSAGRPAAPGTVPPVSSDTRPPSVPTPDKPAALSDVPPSGEIHESAKLTAGQSEDLAPNLVPTDSRAVAHLLPDARAAYTALTIKGRAVSRDKLAEAMRDDGHGVSNERASLLLRIIRAEQEVSVTSPAGAGERTQR; encoded by the coding sequence GTGACCGTGGTGTGTGTCGCGGGGCTGGCCGTCGTCGCGGGAACGATCTCGTTCGCGCACATGCACGAGCTGGCGACCGAGCACGACCAGCACGGATGGAAGGCGTTCGCGTTCCCGATCAGCGTCGACGGGCTGGAGATCGTCGCCGCTCTGTACATGGTGGTGCAGCGTCGCGCGGGACGGCGGACGGGATGGTTGCCGTGGATCGCCTTGGTGGTCGGCACCGCCGCGAGCCTGGCCGCGAACATCGCGGTCGGCGGTGAAAGCGTGATCGGCAAGATCCTGGCCGGCTGGCCCGCGCTGTCGATGCTCATCGCAGTGAAGCTGCTGTTCAGCATGATCGACCACGGCGAGAAGGATCAGCGGACCGTCCCGGACGATCAGCGGACGTCCGCCGGCCGTCCCGCCGCGCCGGGGACGGTCCCACCAGTCTCCTCGGACACCAGACCGCCGTCGGTGCCGACACCGGACAAGCCTGCCGCTCTCTCCGACGTGCCCCCGAGCGGCGAGATACATGAGTCCGCGAAACTGACCGCAGGACAGTCGGAGGACTTGGCCCCCAACCTTGTCCCGACCGACTCACGCGCCGTCGCCCACCTACTTCCGGACGCACGGGCCGCCTACACGGCGTTAACGATCAAGGGCCGTGCGGTGTCGCGGGACAAACTGGCCGAGGCGATGCGCGACGACGGGCACGGGGTGTCCAACGAACGCGCATCGCTGCTACTGCGGATCATCAGAGCCGAGCAGGAAGTCTCCGTCACCTCGCCTGCTGGGGCGGGAGAACGGACCCAACGATGA
- a CDS encoding PH domain-containing protein codes for MPTIPASTKASLIQRLSGHARRNWPQVAGVHVRYHGQFAYVTVELTDGERLPLMRLRYGGSAHRWGTAIHTASTNDYENQVWFTGTTEEAFDLVCDLKLSPRTS; via the coding sequence ATGCCCACGATCCCCGCGTCGACCAAGGCGTCCTTGATCCAGCGGCTGAGCGGGCACGCCCGCCGGAACTGGCCACAGGTGGCGGGCGTGCACGTGCGGTACCACGGCCAGTTCGCCTACGTCACCGTCGAGCTGACCGACGGTGAACGGCTCCCCCTGATGCGACTGCGTTACGGCGGTTCCGCCCACCGGTGGGGTACCGCCATCCACACCGCCAGCACGAACGACTACGAGAACCAGGTCTGGTTCACCGGCACCACCGAGGAAGCCTTCGACCTGGTCTGCGACCTCAAGCTCAGCCCCAGGACCTCTTGA